ACATCGGCATCACTCCTGGAACCAGTGCAGTTGCTCGTGATCCACCAAGCAACGCTGCCAATAAAGTGGCGGTGATGCCACTGGTGCCGAGAATTTTTCCCGGGCGCAGTGCAAGGCTCAAAGTCGATAACGCGAAAGCCCCGATGAGCAGGACATGCAGCCCCAGGCGAAACCAGGCGTTCCCTTCCAATCCGCGCACCTCCGGCATGGTGAACAGCCCAGGAGCGCGAAACGAAATAACCAGCAACAGTCCTGCAATGCCGAACACTAACCCAAGCGCGCCACTTGCCCAGCCAGTGCCGAACCGGCGCAACGCTGGCGGAGCTTCCAATTCCCCGCGCAGCTTGAGCCTGGCTTCGTGAATTTTACTCATCGCAGTTTACGCAACAGCCATCATGGCTGCTCTTTTTTCGGCACCTTTAACTCAAGGTGCAGATCACGCAACTGCTTCGGTTCAACTGGCGCGGGTGAATCGGTCATTAAATCAGTTCCCTTCGCCGTCTTGGGGAACGCAATGACGTCGCGAATGCTCGGCGTGCCACACAGAATGGCGATCAAACGATCGAAACCCAGCGCGATACCACCATGCGGCGGCGCTCCGTAACGGAATGCTTCCAGCATGTAACCAAACCGCGCCTTCACCATCTCTGGCGGAATTTGCAGCACTTCTTCAAAAATGGTCTTCTGCACATCCGGCTGATGAATACGAATGGATCCGCCACCCAGTTCAACGCCGTTCACGACCACATCATAATGTTGGCCACGAACTTTCTTGGGATCGGTCTTCAGCAACGGAATATCATCCGCCACCGGAGCGGTGAATGGATGATGGCTGGAGTACCACCGGTTCTGCTCCTTATCGAAGCTCAACAACGGAAACTCCACCACCCACAGGAAATCAAATCGATCTGCCGGGATGGTTAACTTGCCTTTAGCCTTCTGCACATCCGCGCAGTAAAGGCGAATCTTGCCCAAAATTTCGCAGGCCGTCAGCCATTGGTCCGCCGCAAATAAAATCAAATCTCCTTCTTCAATGCCGAGCTTCTGCGTCAGCGCAACTTTCTCCGCCTCATTGAAGAACTTCACAATCGGCGACTTCCATTCACCCTTCTCGACCTTGATGAATGCGAGGCCTTTCGCTCCGAAGCTCTTGGCATACTCGGTCATGGTCTCAATCTGACCTTGAGTGGCGTCAGCCAGTCCCTTGGCATTGAGGGCTTTGACCACCCCGCCATTGGCGATCGCACCGCTGAACACTTTGAACGTGCTCGCACGAAACTCTTCCGTGAAATCCACCAGTTCCATGCCGATACGGGTATCCGGCTTGTCGATGCCATAACGGTTCAACGCTTCCTCAAAGGAAATGCGCTTGAACGGTGTTGGAATATCCATGTTCAATGCGGTCTTCCAAACGCGCTTCAACAATCCTTCGATCAAGGAATAAATATCTTCGCGATCAATAAACGACATTTCGATATCCACCTGCGTAAACTCAGGCTGACGATCGGCGCGCAAATCCTCATCGCGATAGCACCGCGCGAGTTGAAAATAACGCTCCACGCCGGACACCATTAAAATCTGTTTGAACTGCTGCGGCGATTGCGGCAACGCATAAAAAGTTCCCGGTTCGCGCCTGTTCGGCACGAGGAATTCACGCGCACCTTCGGGTGTCGATTTAAACAACGTCGGTGTTTCCACTTCTAGGAATCCCTGTTCATCCATGAACACGCGGGTCGCCGTCGCCACCTTGCTGCGCAGGCGCAGATTCCGGGCCATCTCCGGACGACGCAGATCAAGATAGCGATACTGCAGACGCAATTCTTCGTTTACCTTGGCGGCCACTTCCGGGTCATCCACCGGGAACGGCAGCACTTCTGCCATGTTCAACACTTCCAGCGCGGTAACACCCACTTCCACTTCGCCCGTGGGAATTTTGGGATTATTCGTTCCCGCAGGCCGCTGGCGGACCTTGCCGGTCACGCTGATCACGCACTCGCTCCGCAGGGAGGCGGCGCGATCAAATAAATCTTTTGGCAAATCCGAGGGATCAAAAACCGTCTGGGTGCGTCCTTCGCGATCCCGAATGTCGATAAAGATAAGTCCCCCCAGGTCGCGGCGGGAATGAACCCAACCCGACAAAGTCACCGTTTGCCCGATATGTGCCGGGCGTAACTCGTTGCAATGATGCGTGCGTTTCATGAATTCACTTTGGCAGCGGCGCTCCACGAGCACCAACCGTCCGTCCCTTTCGCGCCGCGGTTACAAACCGCCGCTACAGAGACGAAAGACTATTTTGGCCGCAAATCCGTCAGAATTCAAAGGGAAATTTAGACGTCCTATCCCCCGGAAGAGCTTCGACCGCCACACTTCTTCATTCCCCTACCCACCCCTCGCCGGTTATGGACTCTTCTCCACCCTTTGCTTTGAGCTATCCTCGTTGTTTACAGGCGGCTTCACAATAAATTCCGCGGTCCGCGCCTGATGGATGGTAAACGTGAGATCAACGGTCTTGGAATCCTTGGGCAAATCCAGGGGCAAAAAGAGTGGTTGATCGTAAGTTTGGAAGAAATAATGGATATTCGCCGCATTAAGCGAGCCACCACTTCCCCACTGCTGTTCGTCGGCATAAAACTTACGCCCCTGGTCATCCGTGGCCCGGACGCTTAACCGTTGACCTGCCGAAAGGTTCGATACGCGCACCGCCACATGGAGCGAAGGACTCTGTATATTGTAAATCGTATAAAACCCGCCTCCCGAGCTGCTTCGTGAATAATAGCCCTTTGTACCGGTTGGCGGACTTGCCTTGATCGGAACGTTATTGGAATAGGCCACGCTGCCAGCACCCGTCAGGGCAATCGCCTCGACTGCTACTCCCTGCAGTTGTTGCGTCGAGACCAGCGCTACAAATTCTCCCGGGGCTGGAACCTTAAGACCTTTCACCACCCAGGTCGCATTAGAAGCATAGCCAGACTCTTCGCTTCCGAAGAATTTTGCCTGCATTTTCCACGCGCTTTCCTTTGAGCAAAGAAAAGCCGTCTTAGGCTCCCACTTTGAAGCGATATTTCCAGAAGCATCAGACCAATTAGCATCCAAAAGCTGCCACGCCTTCGTGGGTTTTCCCCCTTCACTGATCTCAAAAGTCGTTTTGACTTCAGGCATGCCGCCTAAATCCAGGCTCAGAGAATTCCCAAAACTGTCAGCTGGGGTGCTATGAATCCCAGTCAGGGTAAACGCCACTCCGCTAGCCTCTCGTGTCGTCGGCAGCGGTTCCGCCGCCCATTTCTGTGTCTCAATGGGAATTGGAACGGGATTCGGGACCATAAACTCAGCCAGAAACTTTTGGCGCCGGTCATAAACTCTCAACCGGAAAGTCTTCTCATGACGCGGAAACGCCTGGAACGCGAAAAAGCCTGCCGGGTAGCCGTTGCTGATAATGGTACCATCACTTTCCCCTCCCCCTGTCGCCGCAACGAAAATACAACCGTGCTCATCAAGAATCTGGGCAAATCCCAACTGCACATCAGCATAACCTGCAAAACTTCCATCCCTTTTTGTAAACCAGAAATAAAGTGCGTTCTTGTTGGTGTCGTTGAGGTCGCCACTCCACCACCGCGAAGAGCCGGAGTAGGGACTGCTTTTGAAGATCATGTTGGCAAATTTTTTCGGCAGGATTGCCTTTAGCTGCTGTATCAATCCGCCCGGTTTAAACGAATCGCTCTTGCCATAGCTGATCTTTTCCAGTTTTAAAACGGTTCCATCAGCCAGTTTCCGTTCGAAGTTCTGATGTCCCCGCGCAAAGAGAAAAAGGAAAAAACCGCCCAGTAGGACAACCAAGGCAACACCAACCCATATTTTAGAGAGGCGCATACACTCCTGTTCTGCTGTCTTCATCGACAGCTAAAGGATTCAAAATACGAAATACCCAACCAATGACTGGTGCCAGCAACGCTCATTTCCGGACGACAGCCAACACAACGCCATGATGTGTAGTACGATCAACGGATCAATTCAACACAATAAAGCTCCCGCCCATCCCGCAAATATAATTTCCCATCCGCATACGCCGGGTTGCACCAGGTCTTTCCACAGACTTGAACATTGCTGATCTCTTTAAATTCCATGCAATCGGCCGCAAACATCACCAACTGACCGCCATCTGTCAGCGTCAGAATATTTTTATCCATCACAATGAATGCTGCAGAAGCATTCCCCGCCGAAGTGGAAATATAACCTTCTTTTGACCACATCTCCTTGCCAGTCTTAATATCCACACAAATCAGGTTACGTTGCGGTCCCAAACCATAGAGATACTGCCCCGCTGCAACCGGACTGGAAATATTGATCGCAGATTCCTTTTTCCGCCACTGCTCACTTGCCTTGAAACCATCACCTTCTTTGGCGACGTGAATTCCAATCAGTCCCAGTTCATGCGATGACACCACCACCATGTTCTCAAAAATAACCGGAGTCGTGATATGTCGCCCAAAAGTCGTTTTCAACGGCCCACGCCAAAGCAACTTGCCCTCCTTCAATTCCAGCCCAATAACCCCCTCAGCCGTAAAGACGACCAATTGCTTCCGGCCCTCAATCGTAGCCACGATGGGCGCAGCATAAGCCGGCACATCATTTTGGGATTTCCAAATCATCTTGCCTGTCTTCTTCTCAAATCCCACCACCGACGCGCCATTCGTGCTGCCAACCGTGGCGAAAATCAGATCACCATCCACCACCGGAGCGGCGTTGTAACCATGCCGCGTTGCTCCTTGGGCGTTTCCCTTTTCACCGATGAATACGGCCCCAAAATCCCTTGTGAAGCTGGTCTGCCACAGTTGCTTTCCCGAGGACACATCCAAACACTTGAACTCTCCCGTGCAAGATTGGGCATAAACGCGATCTCCATCCACCACGGGCGTGCAACGTGGAGCCGCCGCTGTCTGATTATCCTTGAATAAAGGAGCTATCGGCACCCGCCAAAGTTCTTTCCCACTCCCTGCCTCCAGCGCATGCAAAGTCTCCTGGCCCTCCTGGGCGTCTGAATAAAAAACTTTTCCAGCCGCAATCACCGGCGAGGAAAGCCCATCTCCAACCTTGATTCGCCAGGTGACCTTCGGCTCCTGCGGCAGGCTCACGGGCACAACCTCGCCTGGCGGCACATGGCCAGTGCGCTCCGGCCCGCGCCACTGTGGCCAGTCTGCGGCCAGCGCACTTTGCGCCACCAGTGCCAATAAAACCAATTTGTCGGCGAATCGTTTCATTCAGAAATCTATTCTTTCAGTGTCCGACCTGCGTTCGGTTTAGGTTAACTTCGCTTTGCCCACGCCGGAGGATTATTCAATTGATAAAGCATCTCCCCTGCCTTGGGCACCAATAATACACCTTCAGCTTCGCGGTTCGCGAAATCTTCCATGCGAATCGAGTTCGGATCGCGGTAACCCAAACTGATCTGCTCACACTTCTCACGCGGAATCTGCGTCGCCAGTGTGACTTTTACGCGGCACTTCTCCACTCCATTTTCAAAAGTTCCTATCCCGCGCACGTGCGTCGAATGCGCCAGTACTCCCCAGGGATGATGCTTGAATTTGTCCCATTGCTTCAGGAAGTAATCGCGGCAGTGATAGCCCACCTCTTCAATCACTGTTCCGTGGCTTACACAAACCTCCGTGATATGTGGCGCATAAATGATCAACTCGCCACCATCAGCCACCACCGGTTCCAACTTGTACATGCACTTCCCCGCCGTCCAAATCTCATCATACATCTTTGGTGCACAGGACAACACTGTATGAAATGGCTTCTCCCTGTAGGTGATGTGCAACTCACGCGAAATCTCGCTCGCCTTGTCCCAGGCGCCTTCAGGCGTTCCAGCCACCAAACCTTTCATCTGCTTGCTGGGATCCACCACCATGCAGAAGCATAACTTGTCCACCTTCACCATTGCCCCCGCCCGATCCACCACTTTGCGCACCGGAGTCCATTTGCTCCCAATAATCATCGGATTGGTCACCACTGCTCCAAGCCAATGGAAAAAATTCAAAATCTGTGGACCACCGACACCGGGAAATAAATACTTGTTTCCACCCGAGAACCCCACGACTTCATGCGGAAACACCGGACCAACGATGATGATTTGGTCATAATCATAAACCATCTTGTTGATCTCGACCGGCACCTCCATCGAAAACAAGCCATCGGTCAACTTGCTGATCTCCTCAGCCGTGATGGTTCCAATGTTCTTTAATGCCGCTGGATTGTTCCATTCGTGATTGAAGAAGCGCACTTTTTTGTATTGGCTGCGTCGCTCCTCCAGGCTGATCTCCAATCGTTGGCAAATTGCCTCTTCACTCATCGGCTGGTGAGTCCCCAATGCGATCAAGACATCGATGTTTTTGGCAGGCTCGCCAATTTCCTTGAAGATGGTTTGAAACATCAATCCCACCGGTGCAGTCCGGGTGCCATCCGGCACAATCATCAAAATCTTTTTGTCTTTGTAAGCCTTCGCAGGACATGCTTGGGATACAATCTCAGCGACCTGCTGCGCAGATACTTCGCCGTTGCTGGGAGCAGTTTGTGTAATGGTTGTATGCACAGGATTATCTTAAATGGTTTGAGCTAGAAATCCACCATCGACCCGCAGCTCAGTCCCTGTAACAAAACCACTGGCTTTCGAGCTGGCAAGAAAAACCGCGGCGCCCATGAGTTCCTCGGACTTGCCGAATCGTCCCATCGGGGTATGCCCCAGGATGGAGGCTGCGCGGGCTGTCGGTGTTCCATCGTCGTTGAAAAGCAGCTTGCGGTTCTGTTCTGCCGGGAAAAAACCGGGAGTAATCGCATTCACTCGCACGCCTTTGGGTGCCCATTCACGCGCCAGGAATTGTGTCAGACTTAACACCCCGGCCTTCGAAGCGGAATACGCCACCACCCGTGAAAGCGGAATGCCGGCCGAAACACTCGCAATATTAATAATACTCCCCTTGCCGCGACTGACCATCCCGGGACCAAACTCCTGGCACGGCAGCAAAACACCACCTACCAGATTCAAATCAAAATTGGCGCGCCAATCTTCCAGCGCAATATCTTCAATCTTCCGCTCTCCGGCCACAGTTGTTTTTGGATCATTACCACCGGCGGCATTAACCAGGATTGTGGGAGCACCGAGCGACTGCTGAACTGCCTGATGAGCTTGTTTCAATCCGCCTGCCGACATCGCGTCTGCAGGAAAAAACTTTGCCGTGCCGCCGGAATCCTGAATGCGTTTGACGCAAGCTTCACCTCGGTCTGCGTTGCGTCCCAACACTGCCACATTGGCGCCGGCTTGTCCCAGACCTTCTGCCAACGCGCCACCCAATGCACCGGTCGCACCAATCACCACCGCCACTTCTCCCGTCAAATCGAATAATCTCATAAAGCGTGAATGCCCGAAGTGTGTGGCATACAGGCTTTATGGTGAAGAAAATTATTCCAAAAGGTTGGGCTGACCGCGTAGATGGAAACCCGGGCGGTGCAGATTAAAATACAACGAAGGAAACTTGTTCGGTCAGTCGGCTAGGACGAATGACCGCCATGCAATTAACCAGATACACTGATGGCGTAAGGCATTCCCCTTTAAGGGCTGTTTTTCATGCCTGATAAAATCAACTTATAGTCTCCTGCCTTGGATCACCCGGATCAGAATAACAATAATGGCCAATACCAGCAGCACATGAATAAAACCGCCAACGGTATAGGACGTAACGAGTCCCAGGAGCCAGAGCACGATGAGTATGATTGCAATGGTTTCGAGCATATTTTTTCCTTCTGTATGATTGATTTCAGACCCTTCAGGTTTGAATTTAAATTACGTCGCATCCCTCTCTGCTTCAACGTAGGCGAAATACCCAGCCACGCCGTTAACGTCCAAATATCAATTTTATGGGAATACAAATTCGCTATGGATACTCCCCTTTAATTGAATTAGTCTGCTTGCACGCATGGATAATTTGCCAAAGCCGGATGTGATACTGACTCACGAGAGCGATCTCGATGGACTCGTGGCTGGAGTTTTATTGCAACGTCTCGCCAAAAAACTTTTCGACACCGAAGTTCCTCTCGAAGCCTATCACTACAACATGTGGAAGCAGCGTGAGCTGAAGGAAAAGTGCGCCTGGGTGACTGATTTGAATTTCGAAGCCCGCATTGATCGTCCGAATTGGCTGGTCATCGATCATCATGCCAGCGAAGCCCCGGCAAAACAGGCGCGGCTGATCCATGACTTAACCAAGTCTGCCGGCCTGCTTTGCTACGATCTGTGTCAACAAAACGGGCTGGGCTCTCCCGAACTCGACCGCCTGGTGCATCTCAATAATGTTGCCGATCTCTTCCTGGAAGATGATCCCGATTTCGTCATCGCCGCCGATTACGCCAATCTCGTTAAGGTTTATCAATTCTGGAACCTCCATTCCTTGATCGAAGGCCAGCTGGAACGTCTGCTGAACCATCCCCTCCTTGAAGTAATGGATGTGAAGCGCCGGGTTGAAAATCCTCTCGGGTTCGCCTGGAGCAAAAAGAATGTGACTGAACTCAGTCCCACGGTCGGTTTTGTCGACACCGTCATTGGCAATAATAATTTGATTGTTCACCAACTTTTGGAGGAGAAGGCGACTCCCTTCCCGGTGTTGATCACACTTTTCCGCCGTACGAACGGTTTGATCATCGTCAGCCTGCGCAGCAAGGATGGTGAAGCCATCAAGGTTGCTGAAAAGCTGCAGGGCGGCGGACATGCCAATGCCTGCGGTGCCAGTCTCCCTCGTTCCATAAAGACGATTCCCGACGCCATCACCTATTTGAAACAAATTTTGAATCCTAAAAAGGAAGCCACCCTGAACAGCCTCGAAAACCTGTTCGATTCAGTTTCAATTGGGAACCAATAAGCCCGGCTTTTCCAGGATGCTGTTTTTTCGTCGTTGCCCTTGGCACGAACTCGGCCTACCATGTGCCGCGTTTATATGCCTGAACCGCTACCATCGACGGGTGTCCCTTTAAGAACTGATGGCCGTCTGCCCGGCCAGCTTCGGCCTCTGCGTTTTCAAAACCACATTGCTCCCTATGCCACTGGTTCGACGCTGGTTGAATGGGGCAACACTCGCGTCATCTGCGGAGTAACTGTCGAGGAATCCGTACCGCGATGGATGAAGGAACAAAATGTGATCGGTGGCTGGATTACGGCCGAATACTCCATGCTCCCCTATTCCACGCTGCAAAGAAAACAGCGTGACATTTCCAAGGGCAAAATCGACGGTCGTTCCCAGGAAATTCAACGTTTAATCGGCCGGGCCATGCGCGCGGCCATCGACTTGGAAAAGATCGGTTCCCGCACGATTTGGGTGGATTGTGATGTGCTGCAAGCCGACGGCGGCACTCGCACCGCTGCCATCACCGGCGCTTATGTCGCCCTCTCCCTGGCAGTTCGCAAACTCATGTCGGAAGGCAAGCTCAAGGAAAGCCCGATGCTGCATGCGGTCGCCGCTGTAAGTGTCGGGGTCGTTAATCGGCAACCGCTTTTGGATCTTTGCTATGTTGAAGATGCCGCCGCCGCTGTGGATTTGAATCTCGTAATGAATTCGGTTGGCGAATTCATCGAGTTACAAGGCACCGGTGAAGAGGCCACCTTCAGTGAAACCGAGTTGGCTGCCCTGCTTGCCCTTGGCAAGGCCGGCGTCAAAGAATTACTCGCAGCTCAGCAGGCCGCCCTGGCCTGATTACCAGAATTTCGGATGATTGCTGCAACCAGTCTTTTTCTGCTTCGCCACGCGGAAGTCGAAGCCCGTTATCAACGCATCTTCGGAGGGCGCATCGATATGGACCTCTCACCCCGCGGCCATGAACAGGCCGTGAAACTGGCAAAATACATCGAACACAAGAAGTTTGATGCCGTTTATGCCAGCCCGATGAAGCGTGTGCAGCAAACCATGGCCCCTTTCATTGCTGACACCAAGGCTTCCCCAATTATCATGCCTGGCCTGCGCGAAGTGGATTTTGGCGACTGGACCGGCCTTGGCTGGGAGCAGGTTCGCGAAAAATTCAATATCAGCGCCTTTGAATGGCTCTCACAAATCGACCAGGGAACCATGCCGAATGCAGAAACGGGTCAAACCTTTCGCGCTCGTGTGGAGCCTTGCATTCAACAAATTCTGCAGGATCATCCTGGCCAGAGCGTCGCCATTTTCTGCCATGGCGGAGTCATTCGAATGCTGCTCTCAATCATTCTCGACTTGCCGCTTCGAAACATGTCCTTGTTCGAAATCGAATACGCCAGTCTGACGGAAGTGCAGAAGTCCCCGCATAAGACCGAACTTCAACTTCTGAACTTCACTCCCTGGCGCCATCTCATATGAAAAAACCATCCCTCTGGCAGGTATCCATTACTACGAGTCTGGAAGCTGAGGAAGCCGTGGTGGAATTGTTGGCCCGGGTGTTCGCGCGTGCGTCCGGTGTTTACACGAACGAGGAAACCAAGATCACCATCGCCTCGGTTTACTGTCAGAAACAGGCTGAATGGACTCCCAAAAAGCGGGCTGCGCTGGTCGCGGGTTTAAAACAAATCAAAGCCAGTGGCCTCGACCTCGGTGCTGGAAAAATTTCTGTAAACAAGGTCGCGCGTGAAGATTGGTCTGAATCCTGGAAGCGCCATTTCAAACCCATCGAAATCGGCTCACAACTCCTTGTGAAACCAAGTTGGATCAAACGTCGCCTGAAAAAAAATCAGGCTCTCGTGGTTTTGGATCCGGGGTTGAGCTTTGGAACCGGCAACCATCCCACCACATCATTTTGCCTGCACGAAATCGTAAGGAGTCGAAAGTCCCAACAGGCGCAATCATTTTTGGACATCGGAACCGGCTCTGGAATCCTTTCCATCTCGGCTGTTAAGCTGGGCTACAAACCAGTGGTCGCACTTGATTTCGATCCTGAGGCTGTTCGCGTTGCCAGGGAAAACGCCCTTCTCAATGGTGTGGACAGACAGCTGAGGATCACCCGTAAAGACGTCACCAAGCTTCCTTTGACAGGCAGGGAAAAGTTCGATTTGATCTGCGCCAATCTGATTTCCAACCTCCTCGTGTCCGCGCAAAAGCAAATTCTCAGTTTCCTTAAGCCGGGCGGAACTCTCGTTCTGGCAGGTATTTTAAAGGAAGAATTTCCAAAAATTGAAAAAGCCTTCAAACAAGCCGGACTGAAAAAACTCCGCGACTTGGAAGAGGGTGAATGGCGCTCCGGTTCCTTCACTTTTCCCGCCTAAGTGGCCCCTAAGTGACATCTGGGTTACTTTCCCGTAAATTTTTTCTTATTTTTTGAATCCTTTTTGCGGGAGATAGTCTATATTAGCGAAGACCATTAATCTATGTGTCAATAAGGGAAACAAGGTAGTTGGCACAATACACGCTAGTGTAAGCTTGAGAAAGGAAAGTTGGATATGACGAAAACGTTGGATGTTATCACTGAAGCCATACGTAATAGTAAACACTCCTTCCGCAAAGCAGACAGTCGTCCCAAGAAGGCCCAAAAACACCGCCATGAACGCAGGAAAATCAAGGGATACTTGTACCTGGGTGATTGGCTTACAGAAGAAGCCACCTAGTCTCCAGTAATTGATCAATAATTCGTCACTTCACTGGTGACGTGTTTCGAGCAATAAGGCCAGTAACTCACTGGCACTGGGGGCAAATGCCAAAAAACTCCAGCCTGTGAGTTATGGCCTTAAAGCCGCTTTTGGCGGCAATTCGCTCCTCGAGTTCCCGGGTAAAGCAGTCATCGATTTCCACCACTGCGGCACAACGGCTGCACACAAGATGGTGATGGTGTCCATCATCTCCTTCCGCCAGCAACTCGAACCGCGCTATCCCGTCTCCCAGGTCGAATCTCTTGACCATGTGCATGCTCTCCAGCAAATGCAGTGACCGATAAACTGTCGCGAGATCGCAGTCCCCCTTCAGCTCTGCAAATATCTCCTTATTGGACATCGGATGAGGATGTTGCCTAAGAATCTGTAAAATCGCCTGCCGCGGTCCGGTGATCTTGCGCGACTTGCGCCGGAGTTTGTCGGTCAACTCCGGTAACTCCGCCCGTCCATGTTCATGTGAATGACATTTCATGTCGCCAGTGACTTGAATGCTTTTCCAGTTCTCAATTTACCTGCGATCATCGCCACCACAAATATTCCAACGCAGGTCAGCACAATCGTTGAACCACAGGGAACGTCCAATTGATACGACAATATTGTCCCCCCTACTCCGCCTAGAAGTCCAAAGAGCAGGCTGAAAAGGATTTGCTGGCGCAGGTTCCGACTCAAACTCCGGGCGGACGCCGGTGGAATCACAATCAGTGAAGTGACCAGTATAATTCCCAATAGTCGAATGCTCATGGCTACCGTCAGGGTCAGCACCAGCACGAACAAATAATTCAATCGCTTTACTCGCACTCCACACACATAGGCCATGTCCTCCTGCGCCGAGAGCAAAGTGAGCGAGCTTAGCTGCACAAAAATTCCCGTCCCTACAACTCCCAACAAGACTGCCCCCAGCCAAACATCCTTCCACTCAATCGCCAGGATATCTCCGAACAAATATCGCTCCAGTTCCCCCTGATAGTTTCTGCCATGCAGCAGGCTTAAAATAATAACACCCAATGCCACCGACCCGGAAAGCAGCAACGCCATAATGGTATCGGATAACAACTCTGTGCGTTCCTTCAGCCACATCATGGCCGCAGCCACGAGCAAACTAAATCCCACCATCGGCACGGTTGGCTCGGCAAAGCCCAACCAAAAACCCAGCGCCACGCCCGCCAATGCTGAATGCGATACCGTATCACTGAAGAACGCCATTCGCCTGGCAATGACAAATACCCCGAGCAGCGCACAAAGCGGCCCCAGGCAGAGAGCCGCCAGCAAAGCACGTTGCATGAATGGTTCAGTGAACATGATGATGGTGTTCGTAAGGTGATACGTGAATGCCGTATGCCTGTTTCAACGAATCGGCATTGAGCACCTGCTCTGGCGTGCCTTCGCAGCAGATTACTCCGTTCAATGCGAACACATGCGATGCATGGCGATAAACCATCGATAGATCATGCGACACAAGGATCACGGTCAGGTGATATTGTTT
Above is a genomic segment from Pedosphaera parvula Ellin514 containing:
- the aspS gene encoding aspartate--tRNA ligase, with the translated sequence MKRTHHCNELRPAHIGQTVTLSGWVHSRRDLGGLIFIDIRDREGRTQTVFDPSDLPKDLFDRAASLRSECVISVTGKVRQRPAGTNNPKIPTGEVEVGVTALEVLNMAEVLPFPVDDPEVAAKVNEELRLQYRYLDLRRPEMARNLRLRSKVATATRVFMDEQGFLEVETPTLFKSTPEGAREFLVPNRREPGTFYALPQSPQQFKQILMVSGVERYFQLARCYRDEDLRADRQPEFTQVDIEMSFIDREDIYSLIEGLLKRVWKTALNMDIPTPFKRISFEEALNRYGIDKPDTRIGMELVDFTEEFRASTFKVFSGAIANGGVVKALNAKGLADATQGQIETMTEYAKSFGAKGLAFIKVEKGEWKSPIVKFFNEAEKVALTQKLGIEEGDLILFAADQWLTACEILGKIRLYCADVQKAKGKLTIPADRFDFLWVVEFPLLSFDKEQNRWYSSHHPFTAPVADDIPLLKTDPKKVRGQHYDVVVNGVELGGGSIRIHQPDVQKTIFEEVLQIPPEMVKARFGYMLEAFRYGAPPHGGIALGFDRLIAILCGTPSIRDVIAFPKTAKGTDLMTDSPAPVEPKQLRDLHLELKVPKKEQP
- a CDS encoding PQQ-binding-like beta-propeller repeat protein, whose product is MKRFADKLVLLALVAQSALAADWPQWRGPERTGHVPPGEVVPVSLPQEPKVTWRIKVGDGLSSPVIAAGKVFYSDAQEGQETLHALEAGSGKELWRVPIAPLFKDNQTAAAPRCTPVVDGDRVYAQSCTGEFKCLDVSSGKQLWQTSFTRDFGAVFIGEKGNAQGATRHGYNAAPVVDGDLIFATVGSTNGASVVGFEKKTGKMIWKSQNDVPAYAAPIVATIEGRKQLVVFTAEGVIGLELKEGKLLWRGPLKTTFGRHITTPVIFENMVVVSSHELGLIGIHVAKEGDGFKASEQWRKKESAINISSPVAAGQYLYGLGPQRNLICVDIKTGKEMWSKEGYISTSAGNASAAFIVMDKNILTLTDGGQLVMFAADCMEFKEISNVQVCGKTWCNPAYADGKLYLRDGRELYCVELIR
- a CDS encoding lactate racemase domain-containing protein, which produces MHTTITQTAPSNGEVSAQQVAEIVSQACPAKAYKDKKILMIVPDGTRTAPVGLMFQTIFKEIGEPAKNIDVLIALGTHQPMSEEAICQRLEISLEERRSQYKKVRFFNHEWNNPAALKNIGTITAEEISKLTDGLFSMEVPVEINKMVYDYDQIIIVGPVFPHEVVGFSGGNKYLFPGVGGPQILNFFHWLGAVVTNPMIIGSKWTPVRKVVDRAGAMVKVDKLCFCMVVDPSKQMKGLVAGTPEGAWDKASEISRELHITYREKPFHTVLSCAPKMYDEIWTAGKCMYKLEPVVADGGELIIYAPHITEVCVSHGTVIEEVGYHCRDYFLKQWDKFKHHPWGVLAHSTHVRGIGTFENGVEKCRVKVTLATQIPREKCEQISLGYRDPNSIRMEDFANREAEGVLLVPKAGEMLYQLNNPPAWAKRS
- a CDS encoding SDR family oxidoreductase, whose amino-acid sequence is MRLFDLTGEVAVVIGATGALGGALAEGLGQAGANVAVLGRNADRGEACVKRIQDSGGTAKFFPADAMSAGGLKQAHQAVQQSLGAPTILVNAAGGNDPKTTVAGERKIEDIALEDWRANFDLNLVGGVLLPCQEFGPGMVSRGKGSIINIASVSAGIPLSRVVAYSASKAGVLSLTQFLAREWAPKGVRVNAITPGFFPAEQNRKLLFNDDGTPTARAASILGHTPMGRFGKSEELMGAAVFLASSKASGFVTGTELRVDGGFLAQTI
- a CDS encoding lmo0937 family membrane protein, whose protein sequence is MLETIAIILIVLWLLGLVTSYTVGGFIHVLLVLAIIVILIRVIQGRRL
- a CDS encoding DHH family phosphoesterase, with the protein product MDNLPKPDVILTHESDLDGLVAGVLLQRLAKKLFDTEVPLEAYHYNMWKQRELKEKCAWVTDLNFEARIDRPNWLVIDHHASEAPAKQARLIHDLTKSAGLLCYDLCQQNGLGSPELDRLVHLNNVADLFLEDDPDFVIAADYANLVKVYQFWNLHSLIEGQLERLLNHPLLEVMDVKRRVENPLGFAWSKKNVTELSPTVGFVDTVIGNNNLIVHQLLEEKATPFPVLITLFRRTNGLIIVSLRSKDGEAIKVAEKLQGGGHANACGASLPRSIKTIPDAITYLKQILNPKKEATLNSLENLFDSVSIGNQ
- the rph gene encoding ribonuclease PH — protein: MPEPLPSTGVPLRTDGRLPGQLRPLRFQNHIAPYATGSTLVEWGNTRVICGVTVEESVPRWMKEQNVIGGWITAEYSMLPYSTLQRKQRDISKGKIDGRSQEIQRLIGRAMRAAIDLEKIGSRTIWVDCDVLQADGGTRTAAITGAYVALSLAVRKLMSEGKLKESPMLHAVAAVSVGVVNRQPLLDLCYVEDAAAAVDLNLVMNSVGEFIELQGTGEEATFSETELAALLALGKAGVKELLAAQQAALA